One stretch of Zingiber officinale cultivar Zhangliang chromosome 6B, Zo_v1.1, whole genome shotgun sequence DNA includes these proteins:
- the LOC121991090 gene encoding uncharacterized protein LOC121991090: MEEQRAAARPGGRPHPDLAGSNAQQPGQVGELGEAREAENCSNTAIREIGMISEGSTDGDSGRARKSHVRRLEVDTIGCNPEQATGPVISFGPQDLEGLELPHDNTLIIKAIIANSRVARVFIDIGSSVNILFRTAFKEMQIDATELQPVATSLYGFTGNEVGEVKGEKKVSQRCYIDMVRVEARKNQRMQDGGVHAVQEKPLPMAEEPIPWEEVQLYAERPESLTRIASDLPPLLKKELIQCLIRNRDVFAWSTEELPGVKPEVAEHKLHLLTDSRPVKQKKRNFSVDQNKIIRAEVDQLRKAGHVREVQFPSWLSNVVLVKKPNNKWRVCIDIRDLNRASPKDCYPLPRIDQMVDSTAGCERICMLDAY; this comes from the exons ATGGAGGAGCAGCGCGCCGCAGCTAGGCCAGGAGGCCGACCCCACCCCGATCTAGCGGGATCCAATGCTCAGCAGCCCGGTCAGGTTGGGGAACTAGGAGAAGCACGGGAAGCTGAAAATTGCAGCAACACGGCCATccgagagataggcatgatctcCGAAGGCTCAACTGATGGAGATTCGGGGAGAGCACGCAAGTCCCATGTGCGTCGCTTAGAGGTCGACACCATTGGATGCAACCCGGAGCAGGCTACTGGCCCTGTCATCAGCTTCGGGCCACAAGACCTGGAAGGTCTGGAGCTGCCCCACGACAACACCCTTATCATCAAGGCCATTATTGCCAACAGTCGAGTGGCCCGAGTTTTCATTGACATCGGGAGCTCGGTTAATATTTTATTCAGAACCGCATTCAAGGAAATGCAGATCGATGCCACTGAACTCCAACCCGTAGCCACCTCTCTATACGGCTTTACAGGCAACGAA GTTGGAGAAGTTAAGGGAGAGAAGAAGGTCTCCCAGAGATGCTACATTGATATGGTCCGGGTAGAAGCTCGGAAGAATCAAAGGATGCAAGACGGTGGAGTTCATGCCGTCCAAGAAAAGCCTCTACCCATGGCTGAAGAACCCATCCCCTGGGAGGAGGTACAATTATATGCTGAACGCCCCGAAAGTCTTACTCGCATAGCAAGCGACCTGCCTCCTCTTCTCAAGAAAGAATTAATCCAATGCTTGATCCGCAATCGGGATGTCTTTGCCTGGTCTACAGAGGAGTTACCGGGAGTCAAACCTGAAGTAGCAGAGCACAAGTTACATCTACTAACGGACTCCCGACCGGTCAAACAGAAGAAAAGGAACTTCTCCGTCGACCAGAACAAGATAATCAGAGCTGAGGTGGACCAGCTTAGGAAAGCAGGTCACGTCCGAGAGGTGCAGTTCCCATCCTGGCTCTCCAATGTAGTCTTagtgaagaagcccaacaataagtggagagtatgcatagacatCAGAGATCTAAATCGAGCTAGTCCCAAGGATTgctatcccctgccccggattgaccagatggtggactcaactgcCGGTTGTGAGAGGATTTGTATGCTGGATGCTTATTAG